TAAAACACGGTTATTAATTACTGTTTCGCGAGTAACTTATTGCTTGGAAAGTTAGCTTTCATGACCATAAGTGCATGCTCTTTAAGCTTATCTTGTCCTAACTCACCATATGCTTTAGACATGATCTCTAAAGCTCTTTCGGTGGACGGTGTACCAGGATAACCTTCCATTACTAGCTGGGCACGAATAGCGGCTGCACTCCATGCATTCATTTTTATGTAGTATTCAGCTACCTTGATCGAGTAAAGTGCTAGTCTATTTTTTAAGTGTTGCATGCGTTTTTGCGCATCTGCTGCATACTTGCTGTTTGGATAAGACTTAACCAGTCTGTCAAAATCCTTAAATGCATCTTGTGCTGCTTTAGGATCACGATCAGATCTATCGATATTTAACATGTCGTGGAAAAGGTAGCGATCAGACTGCATATTGACAAGACCGCGCATATAATAAACGTAATCAA
This window of the Shewanella sp. Choline-02u-19 genome carries:
- a CDS encoding outer membrane protein assembly factor BamD, translated to MHKFAKSVAVVLISLAATACSSKQGEDPAMIKSSPEVLYSQARTSMELGNYSKAVRSLEALDSRFPFGPHKTQVQLDLIFAYYKLDDPASGIANIDRFIRLNPTHKDIDYVYYMRGLVNMQSDRYLFHDMLNIDRSDRDPKAAQDAFKDFDRLVKSYPNSKYAADAQKRMQHLKNRLALYSIKVAEYYIKMNAWSAAAIRAQLVMEGYPGTPSTERALEIMSKAYGELGQDKLKEHALMVMKANFPSNKLLAKQ